Proteins encoded within one genomic window of Deinococcus depolymerans:
- a CDS encoding quinate 5-dehydrogenase encodes MTDPLQGWQPAPAGHKHVVSVSLGSSARNARETVTVLGQPFIIERIGTDGDAKRMAALFQALDGRVDAFGLGGADLYLLAGGKRYTFTNVRKLVAGARITPVLDGSGLKNTLERDAIAQLDPVLNWRTRRVLMVSAVDRFGMAEALAEHGADIVFGDIVFGLNIDRPLRSLASLRRVAGLILPVITKLPQDWFYPTGAKQETSVQGNGTKYYAWADVIAGDTHYAKRYAPQDLTGKTILTQTITQADRDWMKARGVARLITTTPRMGSRNFATNVLEAMFVALSGKREALTGPEYLEYIRQVGFKPEINEL; translated from the coding sequence ATGACCGATCCCCTCCAGGGCTGGCAGCCCGCGCCCGCCGGGCACAAGCATGTCGTCAGCGTCAGCCTGGGCAGCAGCGCCCGCAACGCCCGCGAGACCGTCACCGTGCTCGGCCAGCCCTTCATCATCGAGCGGATCGGCACGGACGGTGACGCGAAGAGGATGGCCGCCCTGTTCCAGGCCCTCGACGGCCGCGTGGACGCCTTCGGGCTGGGCGGCGCGGACCTGTACCTGCTGGCCGGCGGGAAACGCTACACCTTCACGAACGTCCGCAAGCTGGTCGCCGGGGCGCGCATCACCCCGGTGCTGGACGGCAGCGGCCTGAAGAACACCCTGGAACGCGACGCCATCGCCCAGCTCGACCCGGTCCTGAACTGGCGCACGCGCCGGGTCCTGATGGTCTCCGCCGTGGACCGTTTCGGCATGGCCGAGGCCCTCGCCGAACACGGCGCGGACATCGTGTTCGGGGACATCGTGTTTGGCCTGAACATCGACCGGCCCCTGCGCTCGCTGGCATCCCTGCGGCGCGTGGCGGGCCTGATCCTGCCCGTCATCACCAAACTCCCGCAGGACTGGTTCTACCCGACCGGCGCCAAGCAGGAGACCAGCGTGCAGGGCAACGGCACCAAGTACTACGCCTGGGCCGACGTGATCGCCGGAGACACCCACTACGCCAAACGCTACGCCCCGCAGGACCTGACCGGCAAGACCATCCTCACGCAGACCATCACCCAGGCCGACCGCGACTGGATGAAAGCGCGCGGCGTGGCCCGACTGATCACCACCACGCCCCGCATGGGCAGCCGCAACTTCGCCACCAACGTCCTCGAAGCCATGTTCGTCGCCCTGAGCGGCAAACGCGAGGCACTCACCGGCCCCGAATACCTGGAGTACATCCGGCAGGTGGGCTTCAAACCCGAAATCAACGAGCTGTAA
- a CDS encoding DMT family transporter: MTRKFPPAAFLSAAPLLFVLLWSTGFLGTKGAARNADPFAYLTVRFALAALLMLALTAALRAPWPTRAQAGRAGVTGLLLHAGYLGGVTTAIWLGLPAGITSVLVGVQPLLTGLLSWPVLGERVTRAQWAGLLLGFVGVLLVVGGQGVGSQTGASRPALLAAAFALICTTAGTLYQRRAGGDMPLLGGTAAQYVVSAAALGTVTLARGGGVIHWDAEFIVSLTWLVLVLSVGAILLLMRLLRDLPAARVNSLFYLVPPLAVLESWALYGERLSPLSLGGLLLCVTGVALAARQPTAPFRQDGP; the protein is encoded by the coding sequence ATGACCCGCAAGTTCCCGCCCGCCGCGTTCCTGTCGGCCGCGCCGCTGCTGTTCGTGCTGCTCTGGAGCACCGGGTTCCTGGGCACCAAGGGCGCGGCCCGCAACGCCGATCCGTTCGCGTACCTGACGGTCCGGTTTGCCCTGGCGGCCCTGCTGATGCTGGCCCTGACGGCCGCGCTGCGCGCCCCGTGGCCCACGCGGGCGCAGGCGGGCCGGGCGGGCGTGACGGGCCTGCTGCTGCACGCCGGGTACCTGGGCGGCGTGACCACCGCCATCTGGCTGGGCCTGCCCGCCGGGATCACCAGCGTGCTGGTGGGCGTGCAACCCCTGCTGACGGGTCTGCTGTCCTGGCCGGTGCTGGGCGAACGGGTCACGCGGGCGCAGTGGGCGGGCCTGCTGCTGGGCTTCGTGGGCGTGCTGCTGGTCGTGGGCGGGCAGGGCGTCGGAAGTCAGACGGGGGCCAGCCGCCCGGCCCTGCTGGCCGCCGCGTTCGCGCTGATCTGCACCACTGCCGGCACCCTCTACCAGCGCCGCGCGGGCGGCGACATGCCGCTGCTGGGCGGCACGGCCGCGCAGTACGTCGTCAGCGCCGCCGCCCTCGGAACCGTCACGCTGGCACGCGGGGGCGGCGTGATCCACTGGGACGCGGAATTCATCGTGTCCCTCACGTGGCTGGTGCTGGTCCTGTCGGTCGGGGCGATCCTGCTGCTCATGCGCCTGCTGCGGGACCTGCCGGCGGCGCGCGTGAACAGCCTCTTCTACCTCGTGCCGCCGCTGGCCGTGCTGGAAAGCTGGGCGCTGTACGGCGAACGCCTGAGCCCCCTGTCGCTGGGCGGCCTGCTGCTGTGCGTGACCGGCGTGGCCCTCGCCGCCCGGCAACCCACCGCCCCCTTCCGACAGGACGGACCGTGA
- the msrB gene encoding peptide-methionine (R)-S-oxide reductase MsrB — MTDKPFVKPSDAELRERLTPMQYSVTQHEGTERAFTGEYWDHTEEGIYVDVVSGEPLFSSLDKYDAGCGWPSFTRPIPSVTLTENTDYRIGYARTEVRSAVADSHLGHVFPDGPQEHGGLRYCINSAAMRFVPVSELDAQGYGEYRALFG; from the coding sequence ATGACTGACAAGCCGTTCGTGAAACCGTCCGATGCCGAGCTGCGCGAGCGCCTGACGCCCATGCAGTACAGCGTGACCCAGCACGAGGGCACCGAGCGGGCCTTCACCGGGGAGTACTGGGATCACACGGAGGAGGGCATCTACGTGGACGTCGTGAGCGGCGAGCCGCTGTTCTCCAGCCTGGACAAGTACGACGCGGGGTGCGGGTGGCCCAGCTTCACGCGGCCCATTCCCAGTGTCACGCTGACCGAGAACACCGATTACAGGATCGGGTACGCCCGCACCGAGGTCCGTTCGGCGGTGGCGGACTCGCACCTGGGACACGTCTTCCCGGACGGCCCGCAGGAGCATGGGGGGCTGCGCTACTGCATCAACTCGGCCGCCATGCGCTTCGTGCCGGTGTCGGAACTGGACGCGCAGGGGTACGGCGAGTACCGGGCGCTGTTCGGGTAA
- the xpt gene encoding xanthine phosphoribosyltransferase, with protein MQALVDAIRQQGEVLPGGILKVDGLVNHQLLPHLTREMGEVFAAHFAPLNPGKIVTIEVSGIAPAIATAMVLGVPMVYARKKKPVTMKEPAFTAQSVSRTKGGVVDLFISSEFLGAGDRVVVIDDFLASGGTLRALAGMIEVSGAELLGIGCVVEKQFEDGRAKLADLNVPIHTLANIVRMSEADGIEVEAGR; from the coding sequence ATGCAGGCACTCGTGGACGCGATTCGGCAGCAGGGTGAAGTTCTTCCCGGTGGGATTCTGAAGGTGGACGGACTGGTGAACCACCAGCTCCTGCCGCACCTGACGCGCGAGATGGGCGAGGTGTTCGCCGCGCACTTCGCGCCGCTGAACCCCGGCAAGATCGTGACCATCGAGGTCAGCGGGATCGCGCCCGCCATCGCCACGGCCATGGTGCTGGGCGTGCCGATGGTGTACGCCCGCAAGAAGAAACCCGTCACCATGAAAGAACCCGCCTTCACGGCGCAGTCCGTCAGCCGCACCAAGGGCGGCGTGGTGGACCTGTTCATCAGCAGCGAGTTCCTGGGTGCCGGGGACCGCGTGGTCGTCATCGACGATTTCCTGGCGTCCGGCGGGACGTTGCGGGCGCTGGCAGGCATGATCGAGGTCAGCGGCGCCGAGCTGCTGGGTATCGGCTGCGTGGTGGAAAAGCAGTTCGAGGACGGCCGCGCGAAACTCGCGGACCTGAACGTGCCTATCCACACCCTGGCGAACATCGTCCGCATGAGCGAGGCGGACGGCATCGAGGTCGAAGCGGGGCGGTAA
- a CDS encoding ATP-binding protein — MTVTAKARTLGELLQTEGYAGRAPFDGKIRLVQDEVRENLTRKLRGGEELFPGVVGYDDTVIPQLVNALLARQNFILLGLRGQAKSRILRAITGLLDEEVPVIAGVDMPDDVLNPVGAEGRHLLEAHGLDLPIRWLPRADRYVEKLATPDVTVADLVGDVDPIKAARLGTSLGDVRSMHFGLLPRANRGIFAVNELADLSPKVQVALFNILQEGDVQIKGYPVRLELDVMLVFSANPEDYTARGKIVTPLKDRIGSEIRTHYPTDVRLGMDITAQEAARAEGVIVPPFIAELIEEIAFQAREDGRVDKLSGVSQRLPISLMEVAAANAERRSLVAGDAPVVRVSDVYAGLPAITGKMELEYEGELKGADNVARDVIRKAAGAVYARHYGSANTRDLEKWFEAGNVFRFPQGGDSAAALKAAGEVPGLSDLAAEVAASSDDAVRVSAAEFILEGLYGRKKLSRAEELYAAPEPETRQQRGGRWN; from the coding sequence ATGACCGTGACTGCGAAGGCGAGGACGTTGGGAGAACTGCTTCAGACCGAAGGGTACGCCGGGCGCGCGCCGTTCGACGGGAAGATCCGGCTGGTGCAGGATGAAGTGCGGGAGAACCTGACCCGCAAGTTGCGGGGCGGCGAGGAGTTGTTCCCCGGTGTGGTCGGGTACGACGACACGGTGATTCCGCAGCTGGTGAACGCGCTGCTGGCGCGGCAGAACTTCATTCTGCTGGGTCTGCGGGGTCAGGCGAAGAGCCGGATTCTGCGGGCCATCACGGGCCTGCTGGACGAGGAAGTGCCGGTCATTGCGGGCGTGGACATGCCGGACGACGTGCTGAACCCGGTGGGCGCGGAGGGCCGTCACCTGCTCGAAGCGCACGGGCTGGACCTGCCGATCCGCTGGCTCCCGCGCGCGGACCGGTACGTGGAGAAACTGGCGACGCCGGACGTGACGGTCGCGGACCTCGTGGGCGACGTGGACCCGATCAAGGCGGCGCGTCTGGGCACCAGCCTGGGTGACGTGCGAAGCATGCACTTCGGGCTGCTGCCGCGTGCGAACCGGGGCATCTTCGCGGTGAACGAACTGGCGGACCTGTCCCCCAAGGTGCAGGTGGCGCTGTTCAACATCCTTCAGGAGGGGGACGTGCAGATCAAGGGCTACCCGGTCCGGCTGGAACTGGACGTGATGCTGGTGTTCAGCGCGAACCCGGAGGATTACACGGCGCGCGGGAAGATCGTCACGCCGCTCAAGGACCGCATCGGGTCAGAGATCCGCACGCACTACCCGACGGACGTGCGCCTGGGCATGGACATCACGGCGCAGGAGGCCGCGCGGGCCGAGGGTGTGATCGTGCCGCCGTTCATCGCGGAACTGATCGAGGAGATCGCGTTCCAGGCGCGCGAGGACGGCCGCGTGGACAAGCTGAGCGGCGTGTCGCAGCGCCTGCCGATCTCGCTGATGGAGGTCGCCGCCGCAAATGCCGAGCGCCGCAGCCTCGTGGCCGGGGACGCCCCGGTGGTGCGGGTCAGTGACGTGTACGCGGGCCTGCCGGCCATCACCGGGAAGATGGAACTGGAGTACGAGGGGGAACTCAAGGGTGCGGACAACGTGGCCCGCGACGTGATCCGCAAGGCAGCGGGGGCCGTGTACGCCCGCCACTACGGCAGCGCGAACACCCGCGACCTGGAGAAGTGGTTCGAGGCCGGGAACGTGTTCCGTTTCCCGCAGGGTGGGGACAGTGCCGCCGCGCTGAAAGCGGCCGGCGAGGTGCCGGGCCTGAGTGACCTGGCGGCCGAGGTGGCCGCGAGCAGCGACGACGCCGTGCGCGTGTCTGCCGCCGAGTTCATTCTGGAGGGCCTGTACGGCCGTAAGAAACTCTCGCGTGCCGAGGAACTGTACGCCGCGCCGGAACCCGAAACGCGCCAGCAGCGCGGCGGCCGCTGGAACTGA
- a CDS encoding acyl-CoA carboxylase subunit beta produces MTNPGVELQELIAAMEQRRTRVEQGGGPERLKKQKAGGKLTARERIDALLDPGSFLEMGTFVEHRGGRLMQGVDAPGEGVVTGRGTIHGRQVFVFSQDFTVLGGSLGKMNAAKVTKIMDMAARTGCPVIGLNDSAGARIQEGVDSLSGYGEIFYRNAIYSGAVPQISAILGPCAGGAVYSPALTDFILMSGGSSYMFITGPEVIKSVTREDVTFDQLGGADVHTRKSGVAHLEYDGDEAVLAGVRDLLGYLPQNAREKAPAHPTGDPADRTNERLLDIVVPDQRKPYAMHDVIHELVDDGTFLEIQPNWAKNIVVGFARLNGESVGIVANNPRVMAGTLNIDASDKAARFIRTCDCYNIPILTLVDVTGFLPGVAQEHAGIIRHGAKMLYAYAEATVPKVTLITRKSYGGAYLAMNSRDMGADVVYAWPTAAVAVMGAEGAANIVYRRDIQNSDNPDATRAQKIAEYKDAFDNPYVAAAKGYIDDVIPMEDTRRVLIQTFTMLRDKEEARPYKKHGNIPL; encoded by the coding sequence ATGACAAATCCGGGCGTGGAGTTACAGGAACTGATCGCGGCGATGGAGCAGCGCCGCACGCGGGTCGAGCAGGGCGGCGGCCCCGAACGCCTGAAGAAACAGAAGGCCGGCGGGAAACTCACGGCCCGCGAGCGGATCGACGCGCTGCTCGACCCCGGTTCCTTCCTGGAGATGGGGACCTTCGTGGAGCACCGGGGCGGCCGCCTGATGCAGGGCGTGGACGCGCCGGGCGAGGGCGTCGTGACCGGGCGCGGCACGATCCACGGGCGGCAGGTGTTCGTGTTCAGTCAGGACTTCACGGTGCTGGGCGGTTCCTTGGGCAAGATGAACGCCGCGAAGGTCACGAAGATCATGGACATGGCCGCCAGAACGGGGTGCCCGGTGATCGGCCTGAACGACAGCGCCGGGGCGCGCATCCAGGAGGGCGTGGACTCTTTAAGCGGCTACGGCGAGATCTTCTACCGCAACGCGATCTACTCGGGCGCCGTGCCGCAGATCAGCGCGATCCTGGGGCCCTGCGCGGGCGGCGCGGTGTACTCGCCGGCCCTGACGGACTTCATCCTGATGAGCGGCGGCAGCAGTTACATGTTCATCACGGGTCCCGAGGTCATCAAGTCCGTGACGCGGGAGGACGTGACCTTCGACCAGCTGGGCGGCGCGGACGTCCACACCCGCAAGAGCGGCGTGGCGCACCTGGAGTACGACGGTGACGAGGCGGTCCTGGCCGGCGTGCGCGACCTGCTGGGCTACCTGCCGCAGAACGCCCGCGAGAAGGCGCCCGCGCATCCGACGGGCGACCCGGCCGACCGCACGAACGAGCGGCTGCTGGACATCGTCGTGCCGGACCAGCGCAAACCCTACGCCATGCACGACGTGATTCACGAACTCGTGGACGACGGCACCTTCCTGGAAATCCAGCCGAACTGGGCGAAGAACATCGTGGTGGGCTTCGCACGCCTGAACGGCGAGTCGGTGGGCATCGTGGCGAACAACCCGCGCGTCATGGCGGGCACGCTGAACATCGACGCGTCGGACAAGGCCGCGCGGTTCATCCGCACCTGCGACTGCTACAACATCCCGATCCTGACGCTGGTGGACGTGACGGGCTTCCTGCCGGGCGTGGCGCAGGAACACGCCGGGATCATCCGGCACGGCGCGAAGATGCTCTACGCGTACGCCGAGGCGACCGTTCCCAAGGTCACCCTGATCACCCGCAAGAGCTACGGCGGGGCGTACCTCGCCATGAACAGCCGCGACATGGGCGCCGACGTCGTGTACGCCTGGCCGACTGCCGCCGTCGCCGTCATGGGTGCCGAGGGCGCCGCGAACATCGTGTACCGCCGCGACATCCAGAACAGCGACAACCCCGACGCGACCCGCGCGCAGAAGATCGCCGAGTACAAGGACGCCTTCGACAACCCCTACGTGGCCGCCGCCAAGGGCTACATCGACGACGTGATCCCCATGGAGGACACCCGCCGCGTCCTGATCCAGACCTTCACCATGCTCCGCGACAAGGAAGAGGCCCGGCCCTACAAGAAGCACGGCAACATTCCGCTGTAA
- a CDS encoding CAP domain-containing protein — MLPQPLRGASVALLILTLSACGSTGSTPTPTPTDPARNVSDTLSPQGVASPVTLTLGQPQQLTVTVGGRAPAPGQLVWTTSNAAVASVTQAGLVTPVSGGNATVRAALSRNAAAFIDFPLTVSGAAPTPTPAPAPAPATDFAQQILDLVNAARAQGRTCGATAYAAAPALTLNAQLGQAAQGHAADMAAQNYFSHDSKDGRTAGQRIAAAGYAYRTWGENIAAGQATAAQVMDGWLKSEGHCKNIMNPAFRELGVGYATSTSGPYWVQDFGAR, encoded by the coding sequence ATGCTCCCCCAACCCCTGCGCGGCGCCAGTGTCGCCCTGCTGATTCTGACCCTCAGCGCCTGCGGCAGCACCGGCAGCACCCCCACCCCCACCCCGACCGACCCGGCCCGGAACGTCAGCGACACGCTCTCCCCGCAGGGCGTCGCCAGCCCCGTCACCCTGACGCTGGGGCAGCCGCAGCAGCTGACCGTCACGGTCGGCGGCCGCGCCCCTGCGCCCGGCCAGCTCGTGTGGACCACCAGCAACGCGGCGGTCGCCAGCGTCACGCAGGCCGGACTGGTCACGCCGGTCAGCGGCGGGAACGCCACCGTCCGCGCCGCCCTGAGCCGCAACGCGGCGGCCTTCATCGACTTCCCGCTGACCGTCAGCGGCGCCGCGCCCACCCCCACTCCGGCACCGGCTCCCGCGCCCGCCACGGACTTCGCGCAGCAGATTCTGGATCTCGTGAACGCCGCCCGCGCGCAGGGCCGCACCTGCGGGGCCACCGCCTACGCCGCCGCGCCCGCGCTGACCCTGAACGCGCAGCTGGGACAAGCCGCGCAGGGCCACGCCGCCGACATGGCCGCCCAGAACTACTTCAGCCACGACAGCAAGGACGGCCGCACCGCCGGGCAGCGCATCGCCGCCGCCGGGTATGCGTACCGCACCTGGGGTGAGAACATCGCCGCCGGGCAGGCCACCGCCGCGCAGGTCATGGACGGCTGGCTGAAAAGCGAGGGGCACTGCAAGAACATCATGAACCCCGCCTTCCGGGAACTCGGCGTCGGGTACGCGACCAGCACCTCCGGGCCGTACTGGGTGCAGGACTTCGGGGCCCGCTGA